One window from the genome of Halostella litorea encodes:
- the aroC gene encoding chorismate synthase translates to MNGNSFGRLFQVTTFGESHGEAMGVTVSGCPAGLELSEDDIQADLDRRKPGQSMISTSRGEPDAVSIKSGLQDGYTTGTPIGMVIQNKDARSGKYEPFITAPRPSHGDFTYSAKFGTRNWGGGGRSSARETVNWVAAGAVAKKLLAREGVELKAHVNQIGDIEAPEVSFEEIKEHSEENDVRCAHPETAERMQERIEEYQEAGDSIGGSIYFEARGVPRGLGAPRFDSLEARLGQAMLSVPATTAFEFGLGREAREYTGYERNDHWEFDEDGDPVPAENDHGGLQGGITTGEPIYGEVTLHAPTSIPKSQQTVDWETGEEKEEQVIGRHDPVLPPRGVPVVEAMFALTLVDFMLLGGRINPDRVDGDAGEYDTEYHPSSPRNE, encoded by the coding sequence ATGAACGGCAACAGCTTCGGTCGCCTCTTTCAGGTGACCACCTTCGGCGAGAGCCACGGCGAGGCGATGGGCGTCACCGTCAGTGGCTGCCCCGCCGGCCTCGAACTCTCCGAGGACGACATCCAGGCCGACCTGGACCGGCGCAAGCCCGGCCAGTCGATGATCTCGACCAGCCGCGGCGAACCGGACGCCGTCTCCATCAAAAGCGGCCTCCAGGACGGTTACACGACCGGGACGCCGATCGGGATGGTGATCCAGAACAAGGACGCCCGTTCGGGCAAGTACGAACCCTTTATCACCGCGCCGCGGCCGTCCCACGGCGACTTCACGTACTCCGCGAAGTTCGGCACGCGCAACTGGGGCGGCGGCGGCCGCTCCTCGGCCCGCGAAACCGTCAACTGGGTCGCCGCCGGCGCGGTCGCCAAGAAACTGCTCGCCCGCGAGGGCGTCGAACTCAAGGCCCACGTCAACCAGATCGGGGACATCGAAGCCCCTGAGGTCTCCTTCGAGGAGATCAAGGAACACTCCGAGGAGAACGACGTTCGCTGTGCCCACCCGGAGACCGCCGAGCGGATGCAGGAACGCATCGAGGAGTATCAGGAAGCGGGCGACTCAATCGGCGGCAGCATCTACTTCGAGGCCCGCGGCGTCCCTCGCGGCCTCGGCGCGCCCCGGTTCGACTCGCTGGAAGCCCGCCTCGGGCAGGCCATGCTCTCCGTCCCCGCGACGACCGCCTTCGAGTTCGGCCTCGGCCGCGAGGCCCGCGAGTACACCGGCTACGAGCGCAATGACCACTGGGAGTTCGACGAGGACGGCGACCCGGTTCCCGCCGAGAACGACCACGGCGGGCTTCAGGGCGGCATCACCACCGGCGAACCGATCTACGGCGAGGTCACCCTGCACGCCCCCACCTCGATCCCCAAGTCCCAACAGACGGTCGACTGGGAGACCGGCGAGGAGAAGGAGGAGCAGGTCATCGGCCGCCATGACCCGGTGCTCCCGCCCCGCGGCGTGCCCGTCGTCGAGGCCATGTTTGCCCTGACGCTCGTCGACTTCATGCTGCTCGGCGGGCGGATCAACCCCGACCGCGTCGACGGCGACGCCGGCGAGTACGACACCGAGTACCACCCGAGCAGCCCGCGGAACGAGTAA
- a CDS encoding fructosamine kinase family protein: MTETDGLLDRVSSTLDATATGATELHGGMVGTVYRVEFADRQPVAAKVDDAPLGVEAAMLQYLARESPLPVPTVHHVEPGLLVLEYVDGDGRFDERAERDLARHVAALHDVSADAYGFPFDTLSGPYAQSNPWTDSWIEFFRERRVLPFANAARDEGSLPVAEYDRVLAFADALDDLLVEPSAPSLLHGDVHPGNVVVESGEVDAVLDPAIYFGHDEVDLAYVARLDSVGDPFFDEYRRHRDVSDAFFDVRRDVYVAFHALENVRFFGADPLPNLRDALDRLGF; the protein is encoded by the coding sequence ATGACTGAGACCGACGGCCTCCTCGACCGCGTATCGAGCACGCTCGACGCGACGGCGACGGGCGCGACGGAACTCCACGGCGGGATGGTCGGGACGGTGTACCGCGTCGAGTTCGCGGACCGGCAGCCGGTCGCCGCGAAGGTCGACGACGCGCCGCTCGGCGTCGAGGCCGCGATGCTCCAGTATCTCGCCCGCGAGTCGCCGCTGCCCGTACCGACCGTCCACCACGTCGAGCCCGGGCTGCTCGTGCTGGAGTACGTCGACGGCGACGGCAGGTTCGACGAGCGCGCGGAGCGCGATCTGGCGCGCCACGTCGCCGCCCTCCACGACGTGTCGGCCGACGCCTACGGGTTCCCGTTCGACACGCTCTCGGGGCCGTATGCCCAGTCGAACCCGTGGACTGACTCGTGGATCGAGTTCTTCCGGGAGCGACGGGTGCTCCCGTTCGCGAACGCCGCGAGGGACGAGGGGAGCCTGCCCGTCGCCGAGTACGACCGGGTGCTGGCGTTCGCCGACGCGCTCGACGACCTGCTCGTCGAGCCCTCCGCGCCGTCGCTTCTCCACGGGGATGTCCACCCCGGAAACGTGGTCGTCGAGAGCGGCGAGGTCGATGCCGTTCTCGACCCCGCCATCTACTTCGGCCACGACGAGGTCGACCTCGCGTACGTCGCCCGACTGGACTCGGTCGGCGACCCGTTCTTCGACGAGTACCGCCGACACCGGGACGTGTCGGACGCCTTCTTCGACGTGCGCCGGGACGTGTACGTCGCGTTTCACGCGCTGGAGAACGTCCGGTTTTTCGGGGCGGACCCGCTCCCGAACCTCCGGGACGCGCTCGACCGACTGGGGTTCTGA
- a CDS encoding alkaline phosphatase family protein has protein sequence MLRESVERRLREDHGEDGYLFPAYEDYCFANVPHTVASLLGVDTGRTLPADALDGVDTEGIDTVVVALVDGFGLDGWKRTRDDHGFLRRVTDRGVVTPLTSVYPSETAAAITTFHTGALPAEHGVVGWNVYEPTVDEAFEALPFRTKAGDEPAGLTRGDVADAEPLYPDLAAEGVESTLVDPHAANQPGVRERPYESLDEVGTELRDAVETADAPAYVATYVPHVDHAAHADGTNSATYDGTVGAVFDQLEAGLVDGLDDAAAENTLLVVTADHGHVDTDPERNVDLSAADGVGDSLRQHADGSLIRFSGSPRNAHLQLRPDRVERVRDELLAGLDARAFTREEALARDLFGDVDPSETFRRRCGDLVLTHRDLGTWWGDAEAEELDLVGMHGGLHPHEMLVPFAAVRLSELHD, from the coding sequence ATGCTCCGCGAGTCGGTCGAGCGCCGCCTGCGCGAGGACCACGGTGAGGACGGCTACCTCTTCCCGGCCTACGAGGACTACTGCTTCGCGAACGTCCCGCACACGGTCGCCTCCCTGCTCGGGGTCGACACCGGACGGACTCTGCCCGCCGACGCGCTCGACGGCGTCGACACCGAGGGGATCGACACCGTCGTCGTCGCGCTCGTCGACGGGTTCGGGCTGGACGGATGGAAGCGGACCCGCGATGATCACGGGTTCCTCCGCCGCGTCACGGATCGGGGCGTCGTCACGCCGCTGACCTCCGTCTACCCCTCGGAGACGGCCGCGGCGATCACGACGTTCCACACCGGCGCCCTGCCCGCCGAACACGGCGTCGTCGGCTGGAACGTGTACGAGCCGACGGTCGACGAGGCGTTCGAGGCGCTCCCGTTCCGGACGAAGGCCGGCGACGAGCCGGCCGGCCTCACCCGCGGGGACGTGGCGGACGCCGAGCCGCTGTACCCGGACCTCGCCGCCGAGGGCGTCGAGTCGACGCTCGTCGACCCCCACGCGGCCAACCAGCCCGGCGTCCGGGAGCGGCCCTACGAGTCACTCGACGAGGTCGGCACCGAACTCCGCGACGCCGTCGAAACCGCCGACGCCCCGGCGTACGTGGCCACCTACGTCCCGCACGTCGACCACGCCGCCCACGCCGACGGAACGAACTCCGCGACCTACGACGGGACGGTCGGGGCGGTGTTCGATCAACTCGAAGCCGGACTGGTGGATGGGCTCGACGACGCGGCCGCCGAGAACACCCTCCTCGTCGTCACCGCCGACCACGGCCACGTCGACACCGACCCCGAGCGAAACGTCGACCTCTCGGCGGCGGATGGCGTCGGCGACTCGCTCCGCCAGCACGCCGACGGCAGCCTGATCCGGTTCTCCGGGAGCCCGCGGAACGCCCACCTCCAGCTTCGCCCCGACCGCGTCGAGCGCGTCCGGGACGAACTGCTCGCCGGACTCGACGCCCGCGCGTTCACCCGCGAGGAAGCGCTCGCCCGCGACCTGTTCGGCGACGTCGACCCGTCCGAGACGTTCCGCCGCCGCTGTGGCGACCTGGTCCTGACCCACCGCGACCTGGGCACCTGGTGGGGCGACGCCGAGGCCGAGGAACTCGACCTCGTCGGGATGCACGGCGGCCTCCACCCCCACGAGATGCTCGTCCCGTTCGCGGCCGTCCGGCTCTCGGAGCTCCATGACTGA
- the aroA gene encoding 3-phosphoshikimate 1-carboxyvinyltransferase has product MDVTVSESTVAGSARAPPSKSYTHRAVLAAGYADEATVRDPLLSADTRATARAVEAFGGTVERRDGDLAVTGFGGRPAVPDDVIDCANSGTTMRLVTAAAALADGATVLTGDGSLRSRPQGPLLDAVEQLGGRAESTRRNGQAPLVVGGPVDGGAVSIPGDVSSQYVTALLMAGAVTDEGIAVDLETELKSAPYVDITVEVLADFGVDAERTADGFRVAGGQSYAPADGEYSVPGDFSSMSYLLAAGAVAAEDGLRVEGARPSAQGDSAIVGVLEDMGASVDWDRDAGVIDVERSALSGTTVGVGDTPDLLPTIAALGAVADGDTRIVDCEHVRYKETDRVSAMAEELGKLGASVSEKRDELVVHGGDSDLVGASVDGRADHRVVMSLAVAGLVADGETTIRGGEHVDVSFPDFFDVLDGLGAAVRRDGE; this is encoded by the coding sequence ATGGACGTCACCGTCTCCGAGTCGACCGTCGCGGGGAGCGCCCGCGCCCCGCCGTCGAAGAGCTACACCCACCGCGCCGTCCTCGCCGCCGGGTACGCCGACGAGGCGACGGTCCGGGACCCCCTCCTGAGCGCCGACACCCGCGCGACGGCCCGCGCCGTGGAGGCGTTCGGCGGGACCGTCGAGCGCCGCGACGGGGACCTCGCCGTGACGGGGTTCGGCGGCCGGCCCGCGGTACCCGACGACGTGATCGACTGCGCGAACAGCGGCACGACGATGCGGCTGGTCACCGCGGCCGCGGCGCTCGCCGACGGCGCGACGGTGCTCACCGGCGACGGCTCCCTCCGATCCCGGCCGCAGGGGCCGCTGCTCGACGCGGTCGAACAGCTAGGCGGCCGCGCCGAGAGCACCCGCCGGAACGGGCAGGCCCCGCTGGTCGTGGGCGGCCCGGTCGACGGCGGGGCCGTCTCGATCCCCGGCGACGTGTCCTCGCAGTACGTCACCGCGCTGCTGATGGCCGGCGCGGTCACCGACGAGGGGATCGCGGTCGACCTCGAAACGGAACTGAAGTCCGCGCCGTACGTCGACATCACCGTCGAGGTGCTCGCCGACTTCGGCGTCGACGCCGAGCGCACGGCCGACGGCTTCCGCGTCGCCGGCGGCCAGTCGTACGCCCCCGCGGACGGCGAGTACAGCGTGCCCGGCGACTTCTCCTCGATGTCGTACCTGCTGGCCGCCGGGGCGGTCGCCGCCGAGGACGGCCTCCGGGTCGAGGGCGCACGCCCGAGCGCGCAGGGCGACAGCGCCATCGTCGGCGTGCTGGAGGACATGGGCGCGTCGGTCGACTGGGACCGCGACGCGGGGGTCATCGACGTCGAGCGCTCCGCCCTCTCCGGCACCACGGTCGGCGTGGGCGACACCCCGGACCTGCTCCCGACGATCGCCGCACTCGGCGCGGTGGCGGACGGCGACACCCGCATCGTCGACTGCGAGCACGTCCGCTACAAGGAGACCGACCGCGTCAGCGCGATGGCCGAGGAACTGGGGAAACTCGGCGCGTCGGTGAGCGAAAAGCGCGACGAACTCGTCGTCCACGGCGGCGACTCCGACCTCGTCGGCGCGTCGGTGGACGGCCGGGCCGACCACCGCGTCGTCATGTCGCTCGCGGTCGCCGGCCTCGTCGCCGACGGGGAGACAACGATCCGCGGCGGCGAGCACGTCGACGTCTCGTTCCCAGACTTCTTCGACGTGCTGGACGGCCTCGGCGCGGCGGTGCGCCGGGACGGGGAGTGA
- a CDS encoding M24 family metallopeptidase — MEPDLSDLDAHLEDVDADGYLIYADDGESDQLYLAGFGAPDPFTTLYTPEGTHLFVSGLEYGRAASESRADTVSRIAEYGRREKIEEYGSYEGSVRTLAAFLADHGVESVAVPEDFPVARADTLRELGITVVPDTDGVITGIRAVKTEEEVDHIRTAQRANEAAMAAAEELIEAADVEDGTLVSDGEPLTSERVTEEIEVTLLRHGCALDETIVACGADAADPHDRGSGPLRAGETIVVDIFPRDKASNYHADMTRTFVKGEPSEAVRDYYEVTLEAQEAAFDAIEPGATGADVHDAVCDVYEDAGYPTLRSDETTETGFIHGTGHGIGLDVHELPSAAPNGGELEPGNVVTVEPGLYDPAVGGVRIEDFVVVTEDGYENLVDYEKELVVE; from the coding sequence ATGGAACCGGACCTCTCCGACCTCGACGCGCACCTGGAGGACGTCGACGCGGACGGCTACCTGATCTACGCCGACGATGGCGAGTCCGACCAGCTCTACCTCGCCGGCTTCGGCGCGCCCGACCCGTTCACGACCCTGTACACGCCCGAGGGGACCCACCTGTTCGTCTCGGGGCTGGAGTACGGCCGCGCGGCCTCCGAGAGCCGTGCCGACACCGTCTCCCGCATCGCGGAGTACGGGCGGCGCGAGAAGATCGAGGAGTACGGCTCCTACGAGGGAAGCGTCCGGACGCTCGCCGCCTTCCTCGCGGACCACGGCGTCGAGTCGGTCGCCGTCCCCGAGGACTTCCCCGTCGCACGCGCCGACACCCTCCGGGAACTCGGCATCACGGTCGTCCCGGACACCGACGGCGTGATCACCGGGATCCGGGCGGTCAAGACCGAGGAGGAGGTCGACCACATCCGGACCGCACAGCGCGCCAACGAGGCCGCGATGGCGGCCGCCGAGGAGCTGATCGAAGCGGCCGACGTCGAGGACGGCACGCTCGTGTCCGACGGCGAGCCCCTGACCAGCGAGCGCGTGACCGAGGAGATAGAGGTGACGCTGCTGCGCCACGGCTGTGCGCTCGACGAGACCATCGTCGCCTGCGGGGCCGACGCCGCCGACCCCCACGACCGCGGGAGCGGCCCGCTCCGGGCCGGCGAGACGATCGTCGTCGACATCTTCCCCCGCGACAAGGCAAGCAACTATCACGCCGACATGACGCGGACGTTCGTCAAGGGCGAGCCGAGCGAGGCCGTCCGGGACTACTACGAGGTCACCCTGGAGGCACAGGAGGCGGCGTTCGACGCCATCGAGCCCGGCGCGACGGGCGCGGACGTCCACGACGCGGTCTGTGACGTGTACGAGGACGCGGGCTACCCGACCCTCCGGAGCGACGAGACGACCGAGACCGGGTTCATCCACGGCACCGGCCACGGGATCGGCCTCGACGTCCACGAACTCCCGAGCGCCGCCCCGAACGGCGGCGAACTCGAACCCGGCAACGTGGTGACGGTCGAGCCGGGGCTGTACGACCCCGCGGTCGGCGGCGTCCGGATCGAGGACTTCGTGGTCGTCACCGAGGACGGCTACGAGAACCTCGTCGACTACGAGAAGGAGTTAGTCGTTGAGTGA
- a CDS encoding prephenate dehydrogenase/arogenate dehydrogenase family protein: METLVVGAGAMGRWFARTVDGDVAFADADPDAADAAATAVGGRSVPLDADGRFDAVCVAVPISAGEAAIAEHAPKATRAVLDVTGVMAGSVAAMAEHAPDAERASLHPMFAPERAPGRVAVVRDAAGPVTDAVLDDVRAAGNEVYETTPTEHDAAMETVQAGAHAAVLAFALAADDVPEGLRTPVYDGLADLASQVTGNEPRVYAEIQETFDGAEAVADAARRIADADAEAFAALYEAAGGTADAAGGDG; encoded by the coding sequence ATGGAGACACTGGTCGTCGGCGCGGGGGCGATGGGGCGCTGGTTCGCCCGGACCGTCGACGGTGACGTCGCGTTCGCCGACGCCGACCCCGACGCGGCCGACGCGGCGGCCACTGCGGTCGGCGGACGGAGCGTCCCGCTCGACGCCGACGGACGGTTCGACGCGGTCTGTGTCGCGGTGCCGATCTCGGCCGGCGAGGCGGCGATCGCCGAGCACGCCCCGAAGGCGACCCGGGCCGTCCTCGACGTGACGGGCGTCATGGCCGGGTCGGTCGCCGCGATGGCCGAACACGCGCCCGACGCCGAGCGGGCGAGTCTGCACCCGATGTTCGCGCCGGAGCGCGCGCCCGGGCGTGTCGCCGTCGTCAGGGACGCCGCGGGGCCCGTGACGGACGCCGTACTGGACGACGTCCGCGCAGCCGGCAACGAGGTGTACGAGACGACGCCGACGGAACACGACGCGGCGATGGAGACCGTCCAGGCGGGCGCCCACGCCGCCGTCCTCGCGTTCGCGCTCGCGGCCGACGACGTGCCCGAGGGGTTGCGGACGCCCGTCTACGACGGGCTGGCCGACCTCGCGTCGCAGGTGACCGGGAACGAGCCGCGGGTGTACGCCGAGATACAGGAGACGTTCGACGGGGCGGAGGCCGTCGCGGACGCCGCCCGGCGGATCGCCGACGCCGACGCCGAGGCGTTCGCGGCGCTGTACGAGGCCGCGGGCGGGACCGCCGACGCGGCGGGGGGCGACGGATGA
- a CDS encoding small ribosomal subunit Rsm22 family protein, producing MTDRREAVRSNAKYLRNVRPVDPEEVSEYVDGQPHPAVVRRILREEAFDLGLVEREDGTFVPVDEGSVRPPFHGVEAFPERYARTLEDLLVERHGADWHAGESGDELRETIRRLKDAYFRQHPVEYDETAALGYAIYHLPDYYAAVQYVLAELAEASLLPRTLRVLDVGAGVGGPALGLHDFLPDDARVAYHAVEPSDAADVLERLLDGTGRNFRATVHRERAEAFDPDGEFDLVLFGNVLSELDDPAAVARRYLDALAADGSLVALAPADRNTSIGLREVERSLTDRATVFSPTVRLWPGEEPSDEGWSFTVKPDLAVPPFQRRLDDAATGPDASPGEFVNVDVQFSYAVLRPDGKRRYDFSPDPDRFAKMAEMDRHVPNRIDLVAVKLSHDLSDGDANPLFRVGDGSEAVDHYAVLTRETALNADLGTADYGDLLVFEGALALWNDDEGAYNLVVDEETTVDRVPP from the coding sequence ATGACGGACCGGCGCGAAGCGGTGCGGTCGAACGCGAAGTACCTACGCAACGTCCGGCCGGTCGACCCCGAAGAGGTCAGCGAGTACGTCGACGGCCAGCCCCACCCCGCGGTCGTCCGGCGGATCCTCCGCGAGGAGGCGTTCGACCTCGGCCTCGTCGAGCGCGAGGACGGGACGTTCGTCCCGGTCGACGAGGGATCGGTCCGGCCGCCGTTCCACGGCGTCGAGGCGTTCCCCGAGCGGTACGCCCGGACGCTGGAGGACCTGCTCGTCGAGCGCCACGGGGCGGACTGGCACGCCGGCGAGAGCGGCGACGAGCTCCGGGAGACGATCCGGCGGCTGAAGGACGCCTACTTCCGGCAACACCCCGTCGAGTACGACGAGACGGCGGCGCTGGGCTACGCGATATACCACCTGCCGGACTACTACGCCGCCGTCCAGTACGTGCTCGCCGAACTCGCCGAGGCGAGCCTGCTCCCCCGGACGCTCCGCGTGCTCGACGTCGGTGCCGGCGTCGGCGGCCCGGCGCTCGGCCTCCACGATTTCCTGCCCGACGACGCGCGCGTGGCGTACCACGCCGTCGAGCCGAGCGACGCCGCCGACGTGCTGGAGCGCCTGCTCGACGGGACGGGGCGGAACTTCCGCGCGACCGTCCACCGCGAGCGGGCGGAGGCGTTCGACCCCGACGGCGAGTTCGACCTGGTGCTGTTCGGCAACGTGCTCTCCGAACTCGACGACCCCGCGGCCGTCGCGCGGCGCTACCTCGACGCGCTGGCCGCGGACGGGTCGCTCGTCGCCCTCGCGCCGGCCGACCGGAACACGAGCATCGGGCTCCGCGAAGTCGAGCGCTCGCTGACCGACCGGGCGACCGTGTTCTCGCCGACGGTGCGGCTGTGGCCCGGCGAGGAGCCGAGCGACGAGGGCTGGTCGTTCACGGTGAAGCCCGACCTCGCCGTCCCGCCGTTCCAGCGCCGCCTCGACGACGCCGCGACGGGTCCCGACGCCTCGCCGGGCGAGTTCGTCAACGTCGACGTGCAGTTCTCCTACGCGGTCCTCCGGCCCGACGGGAAGCGCCGGTACGACTTCTCGCCGGACCCCGACCGGTTCGCGAAGATGGCGGAGATGGACCGGCACGTCCCCAACCGCATCGACCTGGTCGCCGTCAAACTCAGCCACGACCTGAGCGACGGCGACGCCAACCCGCTGTTCCGCGTCGGCGACGGGAGCGAGGCCGTCGACCACTACGCCGTGTTGACCCGGGAGACGGCGCTGAACGCCGACCTCGGGACCGCCGACTACGGCGACCTGCTCGTGTTCGAGGGCGCGCTGGCGCTGTGGAACGACGACGAGGGCGCGTACAACCTCGTCGTCGACGAGGAGACGACCGTCGACCGGGTCCCCCCGTAG
- the surE gene encoding 5'/3'-nucleotidase SurE has protein sequence MDNRPEILLTNDDGIDSPGFRALHDALSEVGNVTGVAPATDQSAVGRAMSDEVGVTEHELGYAVEGTPADCVVAGLQSLGPYPDLVVSGCNTGANLGAYVLGRSGTVSAAVEAAFFGVPAIAASLYVPVGDVTWGEFEPDPGDYAEAVRATTHLAEAALGAGVFEAADYLNVNAPMPDGEPAPMEVTRPSHVYDMDATRDDGVVTLHDRIWERMAEGDVPDPEGTDRRAVAEGRVSVSPLTAPHSVERHPQLDALAAEYPGNE, from the coding sequence ATGGACAACCGGCCCGAGATACTCCTGACGAACGACGACGGCATCGACAGCCCCGGGTTCCGCGCGCTCCACGACGCGCTGTCGGAGGTCGGCAACGTCACCGGCGTCGCCCCCGCGACGGACCAGAGCGCGGTCGGCCGCGCGATGTCGGACGAGGTCGGCGTGACCGAGCACGAACTCGGCTACGCCGTCGAGGGGACGCCCGCCGACTGCGTCGTCGCCGGCCTCCAGTCGCTCGGCCCGTACCCGGATCTGGTGGTGTCGGGCTGTAACACCGGCGCGAACCTCGGCGCGTACGTCCTCGGACGGTCGGGCACGGTCAGCGCCGCCGTCGAGGCGGCCTTCTTCGGCGTCCCCGCCATCGCCGCGTCGCTGTACGTCCCGGTCGGCGACGTCACGTGGGGGGAGTTCGAACCGGACCCGGGGGACTACGCCGAGGCAGTCCGCGCGACCACGCACCTCGCCGAGGCGGCGCTCGGGGCGGGGGTGTTCGAGGCGGCCGACTACCTCAACGTGAACGCCCCGATGCCCGACGGGGAACCCGCGCCGATGGAGGTCACGCGCCCGTCGCACGTGTACGACATGGACGCCACCCGCGACGACGGCGTCGTCACCCTCCACGACCGGATCTGGGAGCGGATGGCCGAGGGCGACGTGCCGGACCCCGAGGGGACCGACCGCCGCGCCGTGGCCGAGGGGCGGGTCAGCGTCTCGCCGCTCACCGCGCCCCACTCCGTCGAGCGCCACCCGCAACTCGACGCCCTCGCCGCGGAGTACCCCGGCAACGAGTAG
- a CDS encoding SelT/SelW/SelH family protein, translating into MTHVEIEYCVPCGFLDRAEDVQHALLTSLGERLDAVTLRTGDHGVFRVDVDGEMVFDKADDEFDVDAIVREVRERVR; encoded by the coding sequence ATGACACACGTCGAGATAGAGTACTGCGTCCCCTGTGGCTTCCTCGACCGCGCGGAGGACGTCCAGCACGCGCTCCTGACCTCGCTGGGGGAGCGACTGGACGCCGTCACGCTGCGCACCGGCGACCACGGCGTGTTCCGCGTCGACGTCGACGGCGAGATGGTGTTCGACAAGGCCGACGACGAGTTCGACGTCGACGCCATCGTCCGCGAGGTGCGCGAGCGGGTTCGGTAG
- a CDS encoding DUF7385 family protein: protein MDEHEFDEMVSSLTPHESADGVTTYRNTVSITCPACDEPFDDLVVCEDELNSLELSMLLDLCVTTHEGDVLLFTHKH from the coding sequence ATGGACGAACACGAATTCGACGAGATGGTCTCGTCGCTGACCCCCCACGAGTCGGCCGACGGGGTGACGACCTACCGCAACACGGTGAGCATCACCTGTCCCGCCTGCGACGAGCCGTTCGACGACCTGGTCGTCTGCGAGGACGAACTGAACAGCCTCGAACTCAGCATGCTGCTTGACCTCTGTGTGACGACCCACGAGGGCGACGTGTTGCTGTTCACGCACAAGCACTGA